From Melospiza melodia melodia isolate bMelMel2 chromosome 2, bMelMel2.pri, whole genome shotgun sequence:
GCCTCCCCTTCCTGCACGTGCTCTGGTTTTCACAGTTGGAGATATTCCTGACTGAACAAGATGTTATCCCTGTCCAGGGAAAGCCTTTAAGGCAAGCTGTTGTGTTTTCTCTAAGGCACTTTAACAACCCAAGCTGGAAGGAAGTGATCTGGGAGGCACTAACTACCTTTTAGAGCAGGGCTGGAATAAAGCAAAACATTATTAACAATGTTCCTGTGACTCCAGATCCAGCACATGAAGCCCTTTCACTCATAGTCTTGGGAAGGAGCAAGCCTATGCCTAATGGGTGCTCCTATTTCACCAACCACTTCTTCCAGTGCCACCAGAACACAATTATTCTGTCCCAGTGTAGCATTGTGCACATTACCCTCAGCTCACATGGACTCATTCCTCTCACCTTCACAGGTGACAGCTACTCAAGTCCAGGCCCtcatgaggaaaaaaacccaaaaaacagtcTCCTGTATTTATGATACCAAAACCCCAATGCCAGGGTACATTATAGCTCTCACTGGAAAAGTGGCACGATGTCAAAGTTAATGCAAGTCCTCTGGCTTCACATCAGGAAAACAGCTCAAAGACCAGACAGCCTTTAACACATCTGGCTCATGGGAAAGAGCACAGGAGGGACCAAGCTTTCTTCTTTTCCTATACTTCTAGGTACCAATTCATTCCTCCTCTTTAAGGAAAGCACTGTGCAAGAAGAGGAGGTTGGGACTCAAGTCCTGCTGATCTTCACTCAAACTGGACATGCTTTTGCAGATGCAAGTGGAATTTTGCTTGAGCAAGCAATAGGGGCTGCAAGATACACAGCAACAACTGCTGAAGTTGCTCACAAACAGAAGGATGGAAGTCACAAGTAGTGGATCAGGGCACATGCAACTGCTTGGGAAGCACAGCACAGGCATGAAGGGAACATGGATGTTCAGGTGTGCATGAAGTACATTTGACAGCTGCATAAGAAAATCAGCTGAGCTTCAGGCTACAGAGGTGACTATCAACAAAAGAGCATTTCATTTACATGTAGGATCAATGCTCTGAGAAACATGTGGGATGAAACTGACCCACGAAGGAATGTGAGAGTGCTCAAAGGTGGTCTGATAATGACATTGAGAAATGTGTCAGTAATGAGGCTTCCAGCACTGACTCCAAACTCATACCTGGAATCAAAGAATAACGCTGCTGCCTCACCCCAGAGGAAGATGAAAAGCCCAAGATGATGCCAACAGCACAACTAAACAGTTTTCTGCATAGTTAAGCTTTAAGATACTGTACTAATGGGATTGCCTGGTCCCTCTGTCTCTAGACTGCTTTGAGCAATTTAGAGAGGCACGAGCACAGACTTTGAGCACACGATCAATGCTAGCTACAAGAGTGAGAGCTAGAGAGCTGCAGTGGCAATCTGTGTCTGGTGAAACTAATTACATCCAACCCTGTCTCTCCTTCCCACgagggacactgctgtcccccagcTGGGAAATACCCTGTAGTGCAAGGCTCACAATTTGCCTGTGGTGTTTGTGGCAGCTGCGCACAGTGCAATACAAACTGTGCATGGGCATTACAGCACtgtcaacaacaaaaacccacatGCTGGGTTTTCTTGAAAGATCTAGAGCTACAAAACATACAAAAGCTGAATCACTACCataggaaataaaataataaaaaacccgaaacaacaaaaaaaggggaGTCAGCATGTGAATGTGATAAGAAAAAAATATGATAGCACCTCTAAggagggggcagggagagaaagaGTGAGATGAGGTCAAAAGGAACCATGTTGTGTTGGAGCCCACAGTGtactggaggagctgctggggacagtCTGGTGGAAAGCAAGGAGGAATGTGCTGGACTTATGCCAGCATGGCACCACGAGTCCCAGGTGTCACACCAGGCTGACTAGGTTTGAGGAGCTCGAAGCAAAGGGTAAGGTCCTTGGATAGTGGTGCCCTGCAGCACACGTGTTCAGCCACAAAACTGCCAGGCCTGTATCTCTGCAGCCAAGGGTGGTGCTGACAATTGTATTGACTGAAAGCTTTTCTATCCAGCATTGACCTCCATCCTTTCCCCAGATCCAGAGGAACAAGAAATCCCTATTAGCTTTTGGAGGGAGCagctctctgctctggggatgggccCCAGAGGCTGCTCTAAGTCCCTCCCAGCCTTCCAAGGTCCCAGCAATGAAGCTCCCTGAACAGGTGGgctctgctcccctttcctggcCCCATTCTTTGTGTATTACAAAACAAATAACCCATCGCTATACATGTAAATATCTGTGACTGGGCAACTGTAGCAGACACTTGTGCATACTGAGATCAGCACTGGAGGACAGGATGGCAGGTTGGGCCCATCCTCCTGGGCTCCTCCGCTGTGGAGGCCCCTTACATCTCCTTGGTGCTCATTCTCTTGGTCTTCTCAGCCGTCTCCTAGAGAAAAGAGAGCACAGAAGTGAAGCTCTGCATTGACACAGGAATTGGTAGTGCTCTGAAGTCTTTGATTCATCCACAGACAGTGACAACACTGGCTTGTAGCTGAAAGCCCCACACCTGATCTTGTCCCCACAGGCAAGAGATTTACTCtgctcctccttctacctcttacTCCCTTCTACTTCTAGAAGTCTCCAAGTGACAGAAACAGAAGGAACCCATCTGGCAAGGGGAGGCTTAGTGCAAGCAGACCTTCCCAGCTTCATGCTGACCTGATGCTTCTGCAGTTCCTGAACGTATCTGGCCATCTCCTCCTCAGTCAAATCTTGATCAGGTCGGTGTCTCTGAGCAGGCGCCTTCTCATTCCTCCCTAGAAGCAGAAATGGAATTTAGTGTTTCACAACTAGGGGATGCAAATTTCAGATGCTGAACCATGAAGAACAAAGAGAGGCAGGTCAGGCACAGCATCCCTCAAGCTTAGGAAGCCTTTGCTGGAGGGTGGTATGGGTTGGCTACTTAGAAAGAGAACAGGCCTTGTGGCTGCCTGGGACTTCACAACTTGAGTGTACAATCTGTCCCTGTCTCTCCCTCCCAAGTGACTGATAATAAAGCCACGTAGAAGAGGCTGCATATTATTGAAAAGAAACACCTATAATTAGCTCAAACATCTTGGCCTCTTGAAGGGAATAAATGGAAGCTCAGTGCAACCTAAGTACAATAACTGATATCTAATGAAGAGGTAATTTTACTCAATGAAGATGTAAGGTGCTGATGTGTTTGATCTGATTCTTCAGTTTCATTATTCCTCTAACAATAGCCTCTAACTCCTCTGCTGCTCTGACTATGGGCAGAAAGTCAAGGAATCGTTATGCCATTGCATGCTTCTGTCATGGATGCTGGGAACAAAGTAGGCAGCAAGAACAGGTGTTGCATAGCAACTTTGAAGGTTGTTTCTGGGGAGGCAACAAAAAGAGTCTCTCATTCTGTTGCTTAATCTATGACACCTACATGAAGCTCCTCTGGCAGCTCTATTAATACTACAGTTGTCTTTTCtcaggtgagttcctgctgctaCAGCTAAGTCTGAGCTGAGGTGATCCTGAAGCCTCTGCTGCAGAAGATCAGATAAACATGAAAAGCTCTGTACACACTGCTGCTGTTTCCCTCTCTCCTACTCTGCCCAAGCTATAGATCTGAACCAGTATACTCCTGGCAGGTCCCacacagcactgaaataaagctcCTGCAAGGGCCTGGTTTCTAGGGAAGAAGGATATAAAAATGCAGCAAGGACTGAGTTTCTAGGGGAGAAGGCCAGAGAAATGCAGCACGATGCTGGGAGGATGGATGTGGCTCCTTGGGAAGGACCCATACATTTGCCAACACAAGGAAAAGGTGGCATTCCACTGGCCCTGAACTATGTGTGAGAAGGTGAAACAGAGAGCTGTTGTTCACAACTGCACCGTGACCTCTCACAATTGTACCTGGCTGTGCAAGTTTAAGGGTCTTCCAAAAGAGGAACAAACAACCCTCCCTTACTATAGCACCATCTCCCTTCATCAGCATTATTCTGCAGTTTTTGTGGCAAGAAGCTAAAGTGCTTTCTTGGCATTGGATGAAGGTTCCTATATCCCCTCTTGATCAAGACAGGATCCTAGATCCTCTTTTACAAATTCCATAAACACAGATACAGTGAGGATATGGGCATGTATCCTGACTTGCTCACGCCTACACATACAGTAGCAGCCAGTGACCTAATTGGTTTGCACCAGCAGGATGCAGAGTAGCTCTAATCTGGAAGACTTGTGCTGAATTTTCATGACACCAAATCCAAACTACAAACCCCATCAGCATTGCCCCGAGCCCAGTTACATAATTTCTGACCTCTGGAACAGTACCAGCTTGGGTTTGACTAACATGGAACAAGTGAGGGTTATGCAGAAACCAgccatggagaagctgaggaaaAGCTGGAGAGAGAAGAACCCTGGATAGCTGGTGCCTTTGGAAGGACACAGAGTGAGAATTCTTTTGTCCAGACCCACACACAGTAACTTTCTGGGGAGATACGGACCCTCGCACGTCATCGCGGTGCACACCCAGTTCCCACAGGCGCAGACGCAGCGGTTGCACTCCACCTGGGTCTCTGCTCCGTCCTCGTAGGTCTCATCTTCCAGGGCACACTCTGAAGAGGCACAACACAAAGGCAGTGCTTGTGAGAGTGAGCAGGCTAAAGGAAACATACTTTGGAGATGCCTTGGTTGAAGGGGAAGCCTTCCTTCCCCCAACCATCAGAAGTTTCCTCATGACTAAAATATTCATGCTGAATTTGGTGAGTAAAATCAGCCAAAATATAATTTGGGAAAGTCAAACCCTTTGTTTTTCTTCATCAGAAGAACACGTTTCAATTTCTCAATTCCAAATGAAATCTCAGTGTTGGATTTGTTTGAATTTCCTTATTTGTTACACAAAGAAAAGAACTCCTGAAATGAAAGCTTGGGTTATTCTGATCTAGATGAGGATAAGTTGGGGAAATTATTTGGAAGGATAGTGAACTTTGAGATGGTCATCAGGGAGGCTCTCTGTGTGAAAGGCAGAGCATAGCAGGACTTTGGTCTGGTCTGACTTTCCTAAGTTATCTGGCCATGAACTCCTCACATGATTGACCTCTGCACTGTTAAATACATGCCTTGATCTTACAAGCATACCATACCCATTCAACCTATGTCCTTGCTTCTAAAATCCAAACCTTTCTTATTacaagagctgcaggagctctgggacagTAAAAGCAGTACTCTCAACAATGCAGGGACAAAGGGTGCTGTTGGAAAAGAGGCAGGCATATATTAAAATTATCTCTGGCTGTGGAGTTACAGCACCCGATGTCTGGCCTGAAGCTGAtctcttttctttcctcccttcccagGACCCCTCTTGTTCCCCAAGATAAGTGAGGAGTTCCTACTTTTCTCTGGTGGGTTGAAGGATGGGCTGAGGCACTTGAGAAATTCATTGAAGCTGAGCTTCCAGTCAGCATTTTCATCTGACAGCTCGATGAGGGCATCTACGCAGAGTCCCCTGAAAGGAAACACAGAGGCTTGTTCTGCACAGGGCTGTGCTAGGCCAGTGCCTGCTCCACTGTCTTCAGAGTGCAGGTGACTAAAACCAGTAATAACTAGGGAGACTCCAGGATGTCTGGCACAAGTGGCTTCTCTCTAAGGAAACCTCATGGGATACAGAGAAAAGAAGAACAGTCACAAAATACTCTGTCTGGCAGCGGGCTGGGCAGTGGGGGGATATTGAGAACAGCAGGAATGGGACATCCACATTTGTTGACATCTGCATGCTGTCACACAAGTAGAGATGCAAGCACAGCATAACCACAAGCAGCGTTTTTTTCACACAGTGGCAGACAAAGAAAGAGGGAAACCTCTCAAACCATAGCTGCCTATGAATGGCGTTTTCCCACCATCTTCCTTGCACTGGATGTAGCTATTAGGCAAAAGGAGAGGGCAGTCCCCCGGAAAGCTAATTTATTAGGAAATAGAAAGAAGATGACAAATCTTCTGTTACCCAACTCCCTTCTGGCTGCACAAGTGCTACATTTAGGGCAAAAGAGGATTGGAATACGTGCCTAACATGAAGGGTAGAGACAGGACTGCTCCTCTTGTGTGTTCACACCTATTTAAGGTGGAAGCCACTTCCTACACAGTTAACTCTGCCAGTGCAAGCCCTAGCTGATATTTACCATGAGTGAATTTCCATCTTCCATTCTACCACATCTGCCCCCCGGTCCTCCCTCTGGCACCCTGTCCACTGCCCACCTGAGCAACTTGTTGGTCTCCTGGTCCATGTAGGTGGTGATGTTGATGGCAGTCTCATTCTGCTCCACAAACTTCAAGAATTCAGTGGAGTCCAAGCGAGAATCACCATCATCAAAGCTCTGTAGGGGAAGATGGGAAGATGTGAGAAGCTCTCATTTATCAGTTCAAAGCACCCCTTCCTTCTTCCACTTCCATACCTACATAGCATTTTGAAGCTTTAGTGAGACAAGTTCCATTATCCCTGTTTTTCACAAAGAAAGAGGCTCAGAGGAAAGCAGCAACATATCCACATTAGCCTCAGAATAAGAGAGAAATGATCCTAGCCTTGTTCTCATAGATAAGCTACACTGCCTCTCATTCACCTCCTGCTGCTTGATTTATGGCTCTAACCCTATTTCTTCTCTTTGTTTCAGCCAGCTCTTAGCTTTCTTATATACCTCCTGCCTTAGAGCAGACCAGCTGCATTCAAGGAGGTGTCAGCTTTCCAATATGGGTAAATCCAAAGCTGTGCCTGGACTCTGACAGTGACAAAAGGGAAAAATCACAGGAAGCAATTTTCTGCTGATACCAGGGAAAAAATTTAATGCAATAGCACAACACCTCACCATCAACTTCTTAAGGTCCTGACAAGACTCCTGGCactgaagagcagcagctttagcCCCAAAATCTGGCTGTACTCCCAAAGAAGTAATTGCATTTTGCTTTCCTGTTTGGAGATGTGACACCACAGCGCTGGGCACTCAGCAGGATCTGCTGTGCCCCCTCAGAGACAGCTGCATTGCTGTGAAGGGAAAATTAATCCTGCACACAGACTGCTGCCACCTAATTTTTGCTGTGTGATTGGGGCAGGTCACTGTGGCTCCTTGTGCAGTGCTCTCAGGAATGCTGGAATACACACTGCCTGTTGTTACCTCTGTGTGTTTCAGGAGAAACATCTAGTACTAGGGAAATAATCCTGTGTGACTGCTCCACATGGTAACTTCCACTAGACTTTGAAGCTGCTTTTTATTATGAAAATGACTGCAGTTCTCTTAATGACCCAGACTGTTAAGTGAGTTTTCTTGCCTTTCAAAGTTATGGTCTACATTAGGGCATTCCCATAGAGATTCTCCAAAATGAAGCAGCTTCCTACTACCAGTCTTGCTCCTCTTGAAATAATGTCCTTCAAGGTCATGACCTGCCTGACAAGCAAAGCACATCCCAGTGAGCCCCAAAGTCAGGCTTCCAGGAGGGAAAAGCTTAATGCCACATCTACAAACCTCCCCAtcaaggagaaaagggaaaagcttCATTTCAACTATGCCTCCAGTGTTTCCTACATGCAGCACAGGAATCAGGCCATTTGCAGGAATGCAGGGCATGAAGAGCCCCACAGCTTGGCAGGACAAAATTCCTCCAGTAACAGCAGACATATGTTGCTGACACAAATTTCTGTGTGTTTGAAGCCATTTAGTTTGCTTTGCCTTGATTTGTCCCAAGTTGTTCCAAACTCTGAATTCTGCTTTAAAAATGTTTCAAAGCTTAAAGAATAAGGCAGTTGAAAAGGTGGATTACCACCTgatagagaatcacagaatcattaaggttggagaagacctccaagatcatcagcCTTAGATTGAACATCACCTTATCAACTAAACCAcagcagcaagtgccacatccagttgtttctggaacccttccagggatggtgactccaccacccccCTTTGCAGCCACTGTTTCCCCAGCCTGTAATTCTGCCTGGCATTGTTGTGACCCAAATGCAGGACCTGACACTTCCCCTTACTGAACCTCATACTGTTGACCTTGCCCATGGAAATTCTCCCTTCGGAACGAGCAGAGGTATTTCATTGCCATAACATCTCCCACCCAGTGGCTGGGATCAGTGCTCCAGAAAAAGTGGGACAGTAAAGAGAACGTGAGGCTGCCTGCCTCTGAGCTCAGCCTCAGGATATCACCAGCACGCTGACAGGCGTGGGGACAGTGGGTGTGTGGTGACAGTGGAACAAGCCCGTGGCTGGCTCATGCATTTCAGCAAAGCCCATGACCTGGGGAGACCCTGCAAAAGTGGCTGGGCACAGCATATTTGCAGGCAGTGGGACTAACACAGGACACTGCTGCTTTTTGGTGCTGGCAGGCACTGACAGGAGCGCCCAGGGCAGTGGATTTCCACTGCAAATGTGAGGATGTTCTGTGGAGCGAGGGGACCAGCTCCTCTGTCTCACCAGGGGGTGCCATTGCCATGGCAAATTTGCTTGCAGTGCTAACTCCTGTCAGGCACCATTAATCTCTGGCTGTCAACAGCTCATGATTTAAATGCTCTCCCCTCTTCCCcacctgctcctccagctccatcCTGAATGCTTTGAAGTCTCTGTCAGGAGCCAGGCATGAGGGGGAGGGACACAGCGGTGCATGTGGCAGGAGCATGGGAGAAGCTTGGGATCTGCTGGTTACAGAAGGGG
This genomic window contains:
- the FSTL1 gene encoding follistatin-related protein 1, coding for MMWKTLPLLCALLAAARLRAEEEPRSKSKICANVFCGAGRECAVTEKGEPTCLCIEKCKPHKRPVCGSNGKTYLNHCELHRDACLTGSKIQVDYDGHCKEKKSENPAASPVVCYQSDRDELRRRVIQWLEAEIIPDGWFSKGSNYSEVLDKYFKSFDDGDSRLDSTEFLKFVEQNETAINITTYMDQETNKLLRGLCVDALIELSDENADWKLSFNEFLKCLSPSFNPPEKKCALEDETYEDGAETQVECNRCVCACGNWVCTAMTCEGRNEKAPAQRHRPDQDLTEEEMARYVQELQKHQETAEKTKRMSTKEM